The proteins below come from a single Anguilla rostrata isolate EN2019 chromosome 3, ASM1855537v3, whole genome shotgun sequence genomic window:
- the muc3a gene encoding mucin-3A yields the protein MDSQFTTAEEDTTVDSQFTTVEPQDTTMDTQFTTADEDTTMDSQFTTAVEYTTVESQFTTVEPQDTTVDSQFTTVEPQDTTMDSQFTTAVEDTTVDSQFTTAEPDVVTTVSPHTTTAKPQVTTPVPDVTTTEVSSTTAEPDVVTTVSPHTTTAKPQVTTPVPDVTTTTKVPLINCENGGRPSPNGKDCICPPGFSGTTCRTIETQIVAPEKLNRSADIQMDISEPFIEEYKNKSSQEYKKFSDDFKNRMEPFYRSKINNFKAVVNITFSQGRATLRSEVSDLKGNQKRLTEADTSDLVVLVDIYNKPYSNIRAEIFGVKVDHVVLLEIPNSQSGNKEYDNSINELKESLEEAKNCQTNDSSCPGYIITDVNTTTVEVDGTAFCEQNVPEKFLKYYQLLNTSEKLTCVSVCNPQHSDPTICKNKGTCMLPVEGPECHCLQTGTMWYLGSDCGIPINKAGLFVGTGVLAAAVLVAIGVLSVYLHVYKKKERRNRDNKGETINQWLDDDFEWPSSDKNTNGYTGIFHNPYNTEGGEGTYQQEKTPTYNPYPSFQTSDAPPVFLTHEPQIHLYNMPGSPMRIGRPDIYTSSQI from the exons ATGGACTCTCAATTCACAACAGCCGAAGAAGACACAACAGTGGACTCTCAATTCACAACAGTTGAACCGCAAGACACAACAATGGACACTCAATTCACAACTGCTGATGAAGACACAACAATGGACTCTCAGTTTACAACTGCTGTTGAATACACAACAGTGGAATCTCAATTCACAACAGTTGAACCCCAAGACACAACAGTGGACTCTCAATTCACAACAGTTGAACCCCAAGACACAACAATGGACTCTCAATTCACAACTGCTGTTGAAGACACAACAGTGGACTCTCAATTCACAACAGCTGAACCTGATGTAGTCACAACAGTCAGCCCTCACACCACAACAGCCAAACCCCAAGTCACAACACCTGTACCTGATGTGACAACAACTGAGGTTTCATCCACAACAGCTGAACCTGATGTAGTCACAACAGTCAGCCCTCACACCACAACAGCCAAACCCCAAGTCACAACACCTGTACCTGATGTGACAACTACAACCAAGGTCCCACTAATAAACTGTGAGAACGGAGGAAGGCCAAGTCCAAATGGAAAGGATTGTATCTGCCCTCCAGGTTTCTCTGGTACAACTTGCAGAACTATTGAAACACAAATAGTGGCTCCAG AAAAACTAAACAGATCTGCTGATATTCAGATGGATATATCAGAACCATTCATAGAggagtacaaaaataaaagttcacAAGAATATAAAAAATTCTCAGATGATTTCAAGAACAGG ATGGAGCCATTTTAcagaagcaaaataaacaatttcaaaGCAGTGGTTAACATAACTTTCAG CCAAGGCAGAGCTACTCTGAGAAGTGAGGTCAGTGATTTGAAGGGAAACCAGAAGAGACTAACAGAAGCAGACACCTCTGATCTG GTGGTGTTGGTGGATATCTATAATAAGCCCTACAGCAACATAAGGGCAGAAATATTTGG CGTAAAGGTTGATCACGTTGTCCTCCTGGAGATTCCAAACAGTCAGTCTGGAAATAAAGAGTACGACAACTCGATTAATGAGCTGAAAGAGAGCCTGGAGGAAGCAAAGAACTGCCAGACCAATGATAGCAGTTGTCCTGGATATATAATCACAGATGTTAACACAACAACAGTCGAAGTTGATGGAACAG CTTTCTGTGAACAAAACGTCCCTGAAAAGTTCTTAAAGTACTATCAACTCCTTAACACAAGTGAAAAACTGACCTGTGTGTCCGTCTGCAATCCTCAACACAGTGATCCCACAATCTGTAAAAACAAAGGAACCTGCATGCTGCCTGTTGAAGGACCTGAATGCCA CTGCCTGCAGACAGGGACCATGTGGTACCTGGGCAGTGACTGTGGCATCCCCATAAACAAAGCTGGGCTCTTCGTAGGGACAGGCGTGttggctgcagctgtgctggtgGCCATTGGGGTCCTCTCTGTATATCTCCATGTGTACaagaagaaggagaggag AAATAGAGACAATAAGGGGGAAACTATAAACCAGTGGCTAGATGATGACTTTGAGTGGCCCAGCTCTGACAAGAACACAAACGGTTATACAG GGATTTTTCATAACCCATACAACACGGAAGGAGGCGAAGGCACTTACCAGCAGGAAAAAACACCAACCTACAATCCCTATCCATCCTTTCAAACTTCGGATGCCCCTCCAGTCTTCCTTACCCACGAACCCCAGATCCACCTGTACAATATGCCCGGCTCTCCC ATGAGAATCGGCAGACCGGACATTTACACCTCTTCCCAGATTTAA